The Solibacillus sp. FSL R7-0668 genome includes the window AACTTCAAAAATTAACGAACGAAAAGAAGCTGTGGCTAGCAGAGCATGCCCCACAGCTTGCGGAAAAGCTAACAGCCATTGCCGAACAGCAAACATTATGCAAGCAGCTTACAAAGGAAATCCAGGAGGCTATTGATGCTGGGAATGCTGCGTTAAGCGCATTAACTGATGCTGGCTTTGCGTTACATGAGGCAGATTCGTATTCAACATGGGATACCTTTTTAGGTGGGGGCTTTATGGCAACAGCGATGAAGCATGAAAAGCTAGAAATGACTAACAGCTATATTCATAGCGCACAAATGGCACTGCAACGCTTTAGCAATGAGCTGTTAGACGTCAAGGATATGCGCAATGAGACAATTGAGATTGGTACAGACGGCTTTGTAAAATTTACTGATTTCTTCTTTGATAATATTTTCACGGATTGGTCCATTCATTCGAAAATTACAACCGCCATGAACCAAATTTCACGCGTACAAGATGATGTCGCAAACACATTGCGCGAATTGCAGCAAAAATTAACGGTCACGCTGAAAAAAGAAGCCGAACTGATTGCAGCGCGTGAAGCGATTCTTAATACCGACACGTCAGCATTGTTTTTTGAAAAATAGGGGCGTACAATAAGGCGTATATTTTATTTAAAGTTCTTGTAGTAGAACCAAATCAAAGGAGTCTTTTAACATGAGTCGTTTAGTAGAAGAATTTTTAGAATTAGTGCAAATTGATTCTGAAACAAAGCATGAACAGGTAATTGCACCAATTTTAGTGCAAAAATTAGAGGCAATGGGCTTTGAAGTATTCCAAGATGATGCCCACACACGCAATGGTCATGGTGCGGGCAACATTATCGCAACATTAAAAGGTGATGAGTCTATCGAGCCAATTTACTTTACGGTGCATATGGATACAGTTGTACCGGGCGTTGGCATTAAGCCTGAAATTCGTGAAGACGGCTATATTTACTCGGACGGCACAACGATTTTAGGAGCAGACGATAAAGCAGGGATGGCGGCAATTTTCGAAATGGCCCGTCGCATCAAGGAAAAAAATATTGCACACGGCACAATCCAGTTCATCATTACAGCAGGTGAAGAAAGTGGCTTAGTGGGTGCGAAGGAATTAGATCCAGCACATATTATCGCAAAATACGGTTTTGCGGTAGATAGCGACGGTAAAGTAGGGGGCATTGTTGTCGCAGCGCCATTCCAAGCAAAAGTGAATGTCAAAGTATTCGGTAAAACAGCACACGCTGGTGTTGCACCTGAAAAAGGCATTTCTGCGATTACCGTAGCAGCAAAAGCCGTAGCGCAGTTAAAGCTAGGCCGTTTAGATGAAGAAACAACGGCAAATATCGGACGTTTCGAGGGCGGAAAAGCTACAAACATCGTCTGTGATGAAGTAACGATTTTTGCAGAGGCACGTTCAATTGACGAAGCGAAACTAAATGCTCAAACAGCACATATGAAAGAAACATTCGAGCGTGTCGCAAAGGAAAACGGCGCACGTGCAGAAGTAGAAGTTGCCTTATCATACCCAGGCTTCCGCGTAACTGAAGCAGATAAAGTTGTACAAATCGCACTAGCTGCAGCGAAAGCAGTTGGTCGTGAGCCACAGCTAGGTATTTCAGGTGGCGGTAGTGATGCCAATGTTATCGCAGGCTTCGGAATTCCTACCGTAAATTTATCGGTTGGCTATGAGGAAATCCATACAACAAACGAAAGAATGCCAGTACAAGAGTTAGAAAAATTGGCAGATTTACTTGAGCAAATTATTATTGAAACAGCTAAATAAGAGGTGATTTTATGGGCTTTGAAAAAGCAGTTGTTTTTTTATGTGGCACGGAAGAATATGCGGTACCTGTTGACCAAGTTGTTTCAATTGAAAAGCTTGAGCGGGTTACACCGATTCCGCATTTGCCGAATTACTTGTTAGGCTTTACACGACTTCGCGGTGAATTAACACCGGTGATTGATTTTGGGCGCATTTTATACAATAGCCCAACAAATACCGCTACATCAAAGGTCATCGTATTATCGACAGATGTTGTCAATTATGGCTTGCTGGTGGCAGATGCGCGGGAAATTATTGATTTAGAAGCGGATGTACTTAAGCAAATGGGGCTTGTGAATTATGAGAAGACGAAATATTTCACTGCGGTTGCCAATTTAGAGGACCGTATGATTTCATGCGTCGATCCAAGCATTTTAGTGAATTCATTAGAGGGTATTCGAGAAATTATCGAATACTTACATAAAATGCTGGAAAATGAGGAAGCGAAGGCTTAAAACAAAATAAGGAGTACAAAATCAGGGGAAGATTTTGTACTCCTTTATTTATGCGGAACCATGTGTATTTTTCTTTGCTTGTTTGCGGTAAGCGAGTCCCGTAATCGCAAAAACGAATACGGAAATAATACTTAATGTTAACACTAAATTATCTTCCACCCAGGAAATATTGCCTAATATGAAGCCACTACCTAGCCAGACCGTTGTCCAAAGTACAGCGCCAATAAAGTTATAGCGCAAAAATGTGCCATAGGAAAAGTTTGTATAGCCAGAAATAAATGGTGTCATCGTGCGCATTAATGGGACAAAGCGAGAAAAGGTAATGGCGGCACGGTCATATTTCTGCAAAAAGTTTTGCGCCTTTTGCGTCGATTCCTCTGAGACAATACGCAGGAGAATATTGCGCTTCGGTGGAATTTTTCGCACAGAACGCCCAATCAAATAGTTACTACTATCGGCAAGCGTAGTCGCCACAATAAATAAAAAGAATAAAATCAGAAAGTCTAGTTTTCCAAGGGCTGCCAATGTTCCACTCGTGAAAACAGTGCTATCTCCTGGTAAAAATGTTAAAATTACAAAGGCCGTTTTCGTAAAAACAACGGCAAATAGTAGAAAATAAATATAGAAGCCAAGCTCCTTTATATAATAGAAAATAATTTGGTCAATTTCACGTAAAAATTGAATGAAGTCTATAAGCATAGGAAAATCCTTTCAACCGAGATATTAGTATTATAGCCGAAATCGCCAGCTTTTCGTATGGTTCAATACGATTAGAACGTAAAAATGACTTTCGCATGAAATGAAGGCGAATCTAAGCCACCAGCTCTATGAAATAGGAGGATAAGATAATGGATATTGAAAACCGCCCAAAATTAAAAATCCCAAAAACAAAGATGGAATGGCTAGCGGATGGCATTGGCTACTTGTCACTGTTATCCATGTTTGCTATTTTGATTATGCAATGGGGGGCTTTGCCAGAGGAGATACCCGCTCATTTTGGTGCAAATGGCGAAGTGGATCGCTGGGGTTCCAAATGGGAGCTCTTGATTTTACCAGGTATTGCGATTGGCTTGAATATTTTTCTCATGATATTTGAAAAATTTCCGCAAGTACATAATTATCCAGAGCGATTGAACGAATCGAATGTGGTCGCATTTTATACTAATAGTCGGCAAGCCATGAATTATATGAAAAATATTATTAACCTATTATTTACCTATCTTGTGTATAATACGATTTCGATTGCGTTGAGTGGGACTGATAAACTTGGCTGGCCATTTTATTGTATACTAGGGCTGTTATTTGTGGTGCTCGGCTGGAAAATCGTAAAATCGATGAAAATAAAATGATGAGGTGTATGAAATGAAAGCGTATTTAGCAAATGGACTATTTTCAATTGGAGACCGCTATGTCAATGAGGTCATTGCCCGTGAATTGCGCGCGGCGATTCCACAAATTGACTTGTATGTCCCGCAGGAAAATGATGCCATTAACGATAAAAATACCTATGCAGATAGCTTAGCGATTGCAGAGGCTGATTTAAATAGTTTAAAGGAAAGTGATGTTTTAATCGCAGTGATTGACGGTGTGGAAATCGATTCGGGCGTTGCCGCTGAAATTGGTGCGTTTTCGATGCTTAACCGTCCAATTGTGGCACTGTTTAGTGATGTACGCCAGCAAGGTCGAACTAATAGCAAGAAAATTGATGCGCTCATTGCAGATGGCACAGAAAATCAGTTCATTTACCGCAACTTATTTGTCGTAGGTTTGATTAAGCAAAATGGCGTTATTGCCTCGACAATTGAGGAAGTTGTGGAGCAGGTGAAGAAAGTAAGAAAATAATAGAGGGAGCTGTGTTTCTTAGGAGATGCAGCTTTTTTATTTCTGTGAAAAAATATTTATAGAAAAACTTACATATTTATGGCATTTGTTCGTCTAGTAGGGTAAGAGAGGTGACGCACATGGATTTTGAGAAGCTGTACAGCGACGAGTTTCATTCGACCTATGTATTTATACGCTATATGGTGGGGAATGCGGAGCTTGCAGAGGATTTTACACAGGAAACATTTCTACGTATTTTAAAAGCGAAAAATTTAGCGTTGGTTACGAATGCCAGTGTTTATACTCGGCAAATCGCCCGTAATCTTGTCTATGATTATTATCGAAAAAAAGCACTTATTAAATGGTTGCCGTTTTCAGCATCGAATGAGCAGCACGAAATTACGTATGTTCCAGAGGATTGGCTCGTGCAGCAAGAGCAGCGGAAAATGTTGTTTGAAGCATTACAAAAGCTAAAGCCATTACAGCGCGAAATTATTATTTATCGCAAAATTGAAGAGCGCTCGATTGAAGAAACATGTAACATATTGGGACTTACGGCGATGAAGGTTGCTAACACACAGCGAAGTGCGATGAAAAAACTCGAACAATTACTAGGAGGTGTACGTGATGAAGCTTGATGAACGATTAACAGATCTTCAAAATCACCCAGAGGATGAACAGTTAAAACACAGCATTCGCGAAAAATTAGATATGGGCGATAAGCGAAAACAGTGGAATTGGTTAGGTAGTCGTTTTGGTGAGGTCAGCTTTGGGCTACTAATCCTATTTTTAGGTAGTTTTTTGCTCTATACCTCGATGCAACCAACCCATCAAGCAAGCTCTGAATCGATTCAAGCGATTTATTCGTATAAAAGTAAAGATGCGGATGTAGCTTTTCGCGCGAAGCCATCAGTAAATTATATAGGCATGGAAAATGTGACGACAGAAAACCTTGTCCTCCTATTTGAAACCCTAAATGAGCTCCCTGAAATTTCACCGCAAACAAAAAATTATGGAGATTATGAATTGGTGGTCGTTTATGAAAATGGAGAACAGCGCCGATTTGAATTGGATGCAAGTTATTTATATGATGTTGATGAGGATGTTTATTATCCAGGCTACAATCAAATGTCCGCTAAGATAGATTCGGATCTTTATGAAGCGCATTATGAGAATAAGCTGCCGATTTATCTCATGACGCCTCTAATATTTCTATTAATTGGCGGGATCGCTTTGTTTTATAGTCGAAGAAAAATAGAACTGCCAAAGCCAAGTAAATCGAGGTATGTGGTATTAGTTTCGTACACACTGACCATATTGGGGATTTTCTTATATGCATATAATAATGGTCTACTGTATTTCCCGTACCTTTTACTTGTCATTTTCGCATTGGCCTACATGATGTGGTGGTCTATAAAGCGTGATGTGACCAACCCAGTGATTTTAAAGGTAGAGAAATTTAGAATGATCGCGCTTGTCGTAATTGTGGTAGTATTTTTGTTGTGGGGGTAGGTAAATCATGATTTCAGAAAAACAATGCCCAATTTGTCAGGGCAACAACGCATGTAATGTAGCAGATGCACAAAATTGCTGGTGCATGACTGCAAAAATCCCTCAGCTGGTGAAGGATCAAGTGCCGACAGAGCTGAAAGGCAAGAGCTGCATTTGTGCCGCTTGTGTGGAGAAATACAGTATAACAAACGAAACACCTAGTCGATAATGGCTAGGTGTTTTTGCTTAACTTATAATTTGCGGTACTTTTTCTGAGCCAATAAATTTAAGACAATAAATGCAAGGATAAAGCCGATTAAAATAACAATATGCTTTGTATAATCACCTAAGCCTTGCCCCATATGCATAATGCCCTTTAAAGCATCCGCCGTGTAATACAGTGGCATCAAATAGGAAAGATTCTTCAGCCAATTTGCCATGCCATCCATTGGAAAAATACCGGAAAAGAAAATTTGTGGCTCAATGACAAGCGGTATAAATTGAATCATTTGGAATTCAGAGCTTGCAAATGTTGACAAGAGAATCCCAGGTGATATTTTTACAAAAATGTAAACAATTATAAATTATTCTTACCTGCTACTTAATATAAAAAGTGAAAAAAAGGGAACAAAATTTATGACAAAGAGTCTAAATAGTCAGAGATGTTTAATAAAGAAGGTGGGATTTTGTTGAAACGAAATAAAGTCATTTCCATTGTACTGATTGTGCTGCTTTCAATTATGGGGGTGATAAGCTACGGGATTTATTGGGCTTTTTTTGATATGAATCGCTTACCATCAGGGGAGTATTTAACAGAAGCCACCTCACCTGATGGCAAGTATACCGTAAGAGCCTATGTTTCAAGTACGAGTTTAAGTGCAGATGCGGTGAGAGGCGAGCTTGTGTTTCATGAGAAGAAGGGAAAAACGAAAAACATTTATTGGAATTACCGAGAGTCGCATGCAACCATCGAATGGTTGGATCACCAAACGGTTGTGATCAATGGACACAAGCTACATGTGCCTGGTGATAAATATGATTTTCGGAGGGAATGATCAGCCTAATCCCGTAACATGGCGTTGATCACCTCAATCGATTGCTTTGGTGGCTATGAGGGGTGTGGTGTTAATATAGCTTTGTCATATAGTTTGATCAAAAATATTTCAGAAACCAGCGTTTTTCTATAGATAAAAGGGGCTCCATTTTGAAAAAAGACTGATCAAAATGGAGACTTCCAATGCTTTATTCCACGCCTTTTAAAAATATTTGTGAAAAACGCTCCATAAGCTCCATTCTCTTTTTAATATCAATTTTATTGGTAAAGGTAATAATTCCATTGATCGTTGTCGCTGCAATTTGACTAACAGATGCTACATCTTCAATAGCCCATTCATTTTCCTTATTTCCAGCACTAAATATTTCGTAGTAAGTGTTTAAATAGCGTTGTTCAAGCTCATTTATTTTTTCTTCAATTTGTTTTGATTCGTGTTCTCCAGTGTAAAATTCCATAATTGCTGTTTGTAGCGGATAATAGAACTCGGTTTTCACAGATAATTCGTTATATAGATAAAATTTTTCTCGATTGCTCTTGCATTTTTTCTCTTCCTCACGCCATGTTGCATACCATTCTACATCTTCCATATTAAGAATTTCCAAAAAGAGATTTTCTTTTGTTTTAAAATGATAATATAAATTCCCTTTACTGCTGCCAGAATATTTTACAATATCCCCAGTTGTAGTAGCGTTATATCCATTTTTAATAAATAGTTCTTTTGCTGTCTTTAATATCTTTTCTTTCAACTTTTTCACTCCTACTATGAAGAAATTATCATTCATTATAACATATACAATTAACAATTCATTTTATAGCTTACCCCAGCTTGTATTTCCGTTTCCCATCTAAAATCGAGTAAGATTCACTTGAAAAGATAAATCGTATAAGTTATACTCCTGAACAGACCGTACAGTCGGTTTGTAAAATAGCTGTATTTTAAGGAGGAAAAATTAAGATGACTTCATTTTTTTCGAAAACGTCAAATATGATGACAACAAAGCAACGATGGACTGCTTTGATTGTTCTTGCGGCTAGTTTATTCGTAGTGATGATGGATATGACGATTCTAATCATGGCTCTACCCGATCTTGTAAGAGAATTACAGCCTACAGCAACTCAACAGTTATGGATTGTTGATATCTATTCACTCATTTTAGCTGGTTTTATTATTCCTATGAGTAATCTTGCTGATAGATGGGGGCGTAAAAAGGCTTTACTAACCGGATTTACTCTATTTGGCTTAGTATCTTTACTCATATTTTTTGCAGAAAGTGCATCCTTTGTAATCGCTATTCGATTTCTTCTCGGAATTGCGGGGGCTCTAATCATGCCAACGACACTTTCTATGATTCGTGTAATCTTCGAAAATCCTAAGGAAAGAGCAACGGCATTGGCTGTATGGTCGATTGTTTCTTCTGTGGGTGCTGTATTTGGCCCAATTATTGGAGGGGCTTTACTTGAAAAGTTTTCATGGCATTCAGCCTTTTTAATTAATGTTCCATTCGCTATACTCGCTGTCGTTGCGGGTCTATTCTTATTGCCTGAATCTCGGGTAGTAAAATCACAGTCTCATAGTTGGGATATACCGTCTACTTTTTTATCTGTCACAGGTATGATTGCATTTGTTTGGAGTATTAAAGAATTTTCAAAAGAAGGGCTTTCTGAATTAACACCATGGATTGTTATTGTAGTTGCCTTCGTTATGCTCATATTGTTTGTAAGACGCAATTTATCAAGCTCTGAGCCAATGCTTGATGTAAGGCTATTTAAGAGTCGATCATTTTCAGCTGGTACGATTGCGGCATTCATGACTATGTTTGCAATGGCTTCTGTTCTCTTATTAGTCGCGCAATGGTTACAGGTCGTTGAAGGACTTTCACCATTTAAAGCAGGATTCTATCTGTTACCAATGGCATTAGGAGCAATGATTTTCGCTCCAATCGCTCCGGGATTAGCCACACGTCTAGGGGCAAGAATTGTACTACCAATTGGAATTGGAATTGCAGCTATTGGCATGTTCGTTATGTATTTCTTTGGACATCCGTTAACCTATCCAACTTTAGCTATAGCATTATTATTAGTCGGAGCTGGTACTGCTTCGTTAGCTGTTGCTTCGGCACTCATCATGTTGGAAACACCCACATCAAAAGCTGGAAATGCTGCAGCTATTGAAGAGTCCATGTATGATCTTGGAAACGTGTTTGGTGTCGCTATTCTCGGAAGTCTTGCATCATTGCTTTATCGCTCCTATTTAGATATTGCAGCATTTTCATCCAATGGAATTGTTGGTGAATTAGCGCATGTAGCTAACGAATCTGTTGTAGGAGCTGTTGAGGTGGCTAAGATAACGGGCTTGACTCAGCTTGCTACAGATGCAATCGCCGCGTTTAACGACTCTTTTATAACAGCAGCCCTAATCGGTGGAATTATCATGATGATTGTAGCAGTTATTGCCTTCTTTTTAATTCCTAAATCCCTGGATATTACGAAGCAAGGAGATCATTAACAAACGACTATATACATCTAATGTTTTTTTGGAGAACGTCTTAATTTGCATATTCATCACCTCAAGTAAACGATAATATTGGAGTGCACTCTAAGGTCAAGTGAAGATAGTTAAATTTGGATATATTGTGAATTATTTAAATACCAAAGATTAATAGGAACAAATTGTAAGTGATAGCGTTTCATCAATGAAGGAGGTAAAAATCAGACAAATAAACTACATGAGGTGAGTATTTTGGATTCACAACAATTATTAACTATTAGTAACAATTTACTTCTTGGTGGCTTTATCTTATTGCTAATCGCGATTGTTCCACTCGGGCTCTCTGTCAAATCAAACAAAGCACTATTTGGGAAGCTGGGCATTGTGATTACGTATGCAGCATTTATTTTACAGCTTGGTTATTTTAGTACGAGATGGGTCGCTGTCAAGCATGCGCCTGTAAGTAATATGTTTGAGTTTGTAACATTTTTTGGGATCATGCTGATTGGCGGCTTTATACTAATTTATCACATGTATAAGCAAGTGATCGTCGGTTTATTTGTTATTCCGATTTCACTCATCATTATTGGCTACGGCAGTGCTTTTTCTAGTGAAGTTTCGCCATTAGTGCCATCATTAATTAGTAATTGGCTTACGATTCACGTTATTACGGTTGCCATTTCGAGTGCCATATTATCGATTTCGTTTGCGACTGGGATTATGTATCTTTTAAAGGTGCTCGATGTGACGAAAAAAACAATCAGCACACGTGCATTAGAATTCGTGCTGTATTGTTTAGTTGTGGTCATTGGCTTTGTTGGTGCATCGACGGTATTTGGCTTTGCAATGGAGCCTGTTACAATTACGTACAAGGATGTACAAGAAAAAGAAAGTACCGCGATTTATGAAATGTATCCGCTCATTGTGAACGAAAATCCGGAACAAATAGGGCTTATGACAATTACGAATAAGATTGATGCAGCAAAACTAAATTCCATTGCATGGGCTTTTATTGTCGGAACAGTGTTGTACATAATGCTCCGTCTGATCACAAGAAAGAGTATAAGTATGCTGTTAAAACCTCTAACAAAACGGGTAAATGCTAATTTGATGGACGAAATATCATACCGTGCCGTTGTCATTGGTTTCCCACTATTTGCTCTTGGTGGCTTATTATTTGCGATGATTTGGGCGCAAATTGCATGGGGCAGATTTTGGGGCTGGGATCCTAAAGAAGTATGGGCGCTCATTACGTTTCTGTTTTATGCAGCAATGTTACATTTACGATTATCGAAGTCATGGGAAGGTGAAAAGACTGCATGGATGGCGATTATCGGATTTAGTATTATTGTATTCAATCAAGTTTTCGTAAACCTTGTTATCGCAGGGCTTCATTCGTATGCATAACTTTGAGTAAGCGCAATTTATTTTAAAGAAACAAAGAGAAGCGTCAGAAAGTTAAATTCTTCTGACGCTACTTTATTGACATGGCTGCTAAAAACCATCACTTTTTAGCTTAATTTTCAGGAATAATCGTTATTGCAACAGTTCTAGTTGGTGCTTCTGGATTATTACTTGGTGCGCGGAAATATTTAGTCATTAATTCATTGAGCTCGTTTTGGAATTGAGTGAAATGGTTTTCATCTATCTTTAATTCCACTACAGAAAAGGTGGATCGATCCTCTCGAGAATTTTCTTCCTCTAATTTTTCAAGATAATCTTTGTATTGAGTCATAAGTAATAATTGATAGTAAGAAATGTAATTTAGCTTTTCCTCGGTAGATACTTGATTCCATTCATCACCATCAATTTTAATCTCATTTTCATTAATAGCGTAATATTTTTCAGAAACAGATTTCACTTTTTTTTCTTGAATGATGCTAATGATACTAGCATCAACTAAAATTTGGATTTGTCTATATAATGTGGCTTGGGGGACATCTTTGAGCATTTTCACCATCTCTAATGGGGTAAGCCCGTGTTCTCTGTTACGAAGCAGTGCTTGGCAAATTTTAATTCTTACAGGATGCATTAAAATATCAACTTTATTTTTCATCGAATCACCTATTTTTATTATCATTATAAATAATAAGAATAATGATTGCAATTTTCCATTCAATTCATTATCATTATTGATAATGATAATATGGGAGGTGAAATCAATGCAATTACATTACGGTATAGACGATTTGATGAAAATTGATATTTGGTCTTTTTTACCGATTATTTTACCGATTTTAATAATAGGTGCACTTTTAATCTTCATTGCTTTAGTTGACTTGTTTCGACATAGAGACACTCGAAAAAATGTTCTGATCTGGACATTTGTGATTCTATTTGTTAATACATTAGGACCGATTTTGTACTTTATTTTAGGAAGAAAGGATCGTGAAACGCTTTGAAATTAGAGATTAAAAATATTTCAAAAGCATTTAATGAAAAAATGGTAATCGACAATTTTTCGATGGAATTAGAAAGAGGAGAATGTGTCGGTTTAATTGGTCCTAATGGCGCTGGAAAATCGACTTTAATAAAAATTATTTCAGATGTCATTTATCCAGATAAAGGGGAGGTCCTATTAAACGGCGTAAATGTGTCAAAGATGAAGGAAGAAATCGGTTACTTACCACAATATCCAAACTTTTTTCATTGGATGACAGCTCAAGAAACGCTAATGTTCATGGGGCAACTTTCAGGTTTGAAAAAAGAAGCATTAATAAAGATCATTCCAGAAATTTTAGCTAAAGTTGGACTAAAGGAAGAAGGAGAATCTAAAGTCGGTAACTTTTCTGGGGGAATGAAGCAACGATTGGGGATAGCACAAGCATTAATACATAAACCATCATTACTAATAATGGATGAACCTGTATCTGCATTAGATCCAGTTGGGCGCAGAGAGGTGCTAAATCTTATCGAAGAAATAAAACAAGACACAACCATCTTATTATCCACCCACATTTTAAGTGATGCTGAGGAAATCTGTGAACGCTTTATCATGATTAAAAAAGGTATGAAAGTAGAGGATGCGCCGATAACAGAGCTTTTAGGACGCAATAGTAGTAACCAAATTCATTTAACCATTACTGCAAATGATGTTAATTGGATTGATACTGTAAGAAGCTTGCCTTATGTAGAATGGGTTGAAGTGGTCGGGCATAAAGCCAAAATTCAAATTAGTAATATCGAAAAAAATAAGAATAGTTTACTTGAAAATGCGCTTTTGCACAATGTGAATTTAATTCATTTTGAGATTTATAGTGAATCCTTAGAAGATATCTTTTTAAAATTGGTGGTGCAAAAATGAGCAAATGGATCGTGCTAATGAATAAAGAATTTAATCAAATGGTTCGTGATTTTAGAATCATTTGGCTTCCAATCACATTTATGTTTTTAGGCGCAACGCAACCATTGGTCAATTATTATTTACCCTCAATATTAAAGGCTTTAGGAGGTAGTCAGGGAATTACAATTGACCCAAACATGGCTCAGCTAGAGGGAGGTGAAGTATTAGCGAGTACGTTAGCTTCACAATTTGATCAGCTTGGAATCATGATATTGGTTATGGCTATTATGGGAATTATTCAAACAGATAAGTCAAACGGAATGCTGGCCTTCATTTTAACCCGACCTGTTGCAGTAACCTCTTATATTGCGAGTAAAATTGTTGCAAACTATCTATTAGTGGCCTTTAGCATTGCAGTTGGCTATTTTACTTCAAATATTTATGTAAATTATCTCTATTCTTCGGTTCCATTTTCACATGCTATGATTGGATTTATTTTTTATCTTGTATGGGCCTTATTTATTGTAATTTTCACAACATTGATTAGCACTATTTTCAAAAGTCAGGGTGTTATTGCGTTAATTTCAATTGGAACTCTTCTAGGCTGTAGATTAGTTATTGGTCTAAGTCCGATAGTAGATTTAGTAAATCCTGCTGTAATGAGTAAATATGCAATCGAATACTTGAGTAATGGGGTGAGTTATTCGAACATATTGAGTGGAAGCCTTTTTACGTTTGCATGGCTATTCGTAATACTGATTACGATTCATTATTGGATTTATAATAAAAAATTTATTATCGAATAATGAATTTTTTATAAGGGAAGTGGCATGCGTCTATATCGGGCTATGCCACTTTTTAACGTTACAAAACCAATCATGTCATAATCCGTGTTTCCAGTAAAAATACTTCCCATGACCATCTGTTTGCTGCAGTGTTTTCTTTGATTGGGTAACCCCTTGATTAATGAAATCTACATGCAAATCCGCATCATATATATTGTTATAAATATGATAAATGCTGTGCTG containing:
- a CDS encoding M20/M25/M40 family metallo-hydrolase, encoding MSRLVEEFLELVQIDSETKHEQVIAPILVQKLEAMGFEVFQDDAHTRNGHGAGNIIATLKGDESIEPIYFTVHMDTVVPGVGIKPEIREDGYIYSDGTTILGADDKAGMAAIFEMARRIKEKNIAHGTIQFIITAGEESGLVGAKELDPAHIIAKYGFAVDSDGKVGGIVVAAPFQAKVNVKVFGKTAHAGVAPEKGISAITVAAKAVAQLKLGRLDEETTANIGRFEGGKATNIVCDEVTIFAEARSIDEAKLNAQTAHMKETFERVAKENGARAEVEVALSYPGFRVTEADKVVQIALAAAKAVGREPQLGISGGGSDANVIAGFGIPTVNLSVGYEEIHTTNERMPVQELEKLADLLEQIIIETAK
- a CDS encoding chemotaxis protein CheW produces the protein MGFEKAVVFLCGTEEYAVPVDQVVSIEKLERVTPIPHLPNYLLGFTRLRGELTPVIDFGRILYNSPTNTATSKVIVLSTDVVNYGLLVADAREIIDLEADVLKQMGLVNYEKTKYFTAVANLEDRMISCVDPSILVNSLEGIREIIEYLHKMLENEEAKA
- a CDS encoding DedA family protein, with the protein product MLIDFIQFLREIDQIIFYYIKELGFYIYFLLFAVVFTKTAFVILTFLPGDSTVFTSGTLAALGKLDFLILFFLFIVATTLADSSNYLIGRSVRKIPPKRNILLRIVSEESTQKAQNFLQKYDRAAITFSRFVPLMRTMTPFISGYTNFSYGTFLRYNFIGAVLWTTVWLGSGFILGNISWVEDNLVLTLSIISVFVFAITGLAYRKQAKKNTHGSA
- a CDS encoding DUF1648 domain-containing protein, translated to MDIENRPKLKIPKTKMEWLADGIGYLSLLSMFAILIMQWGALPEEIPAHFGANGEVDRWGSKWELLILPGIAIGLNIFLMIFEKFPQVHNYPERLNESNVVAFYTNSRQAMNYMKNIINLLFTYLVYNTISIALSGTDKLGWPFYCILGLLFVVLGWKIVKSMKIK
- a CDS encoding nucleoside 2-deoxyribosyltransferase, which produces MKAYLANGLFSIGDRYVNEVIARELRAAIPQIDLYVPQENDAINDKNTYADSLAIAEADLNSLKESDVLIAVIDGVEIDSGVAAEIGAFSMLNRPIVALFSDVRQQGRTNSKKIDALIADGTENQFIYRNLFVVGLIKQNGVIASTIEEVVEQVKKVRK
- a CDS encoding RNA polymerase sigma factor, yielding MDFEKLYSDEFHSTYVFIRYMVGNAELAEDFTQETFLRILKAKNLALVTNASVYTRQIARNLVYDYYRKKALIKWLPFSASNEQHEITYVPEDWLVQQEQRKMLFEALQKLKPLQREIIIYRKIEERSIEETCNILGLTAMKVANTQRSAMKKLEQLLGGVRDEA
- a CDS encoding cysteine-rich CWC family protein; translation: MISEKQCPICQGNNACNVADAQNCWCMTAKIPQLVKDQVPTELKGKSCICAACVEKYSITNETPSR
- a CDS encoding ABC transporter permease, coding for MSTFASSEFQMIQFIPLVIEPQIFFSGIFPMDGMANWLKNLSYLMPLYYTADALKGIMHMGQGLGDYTKHIVILIGFILAFIVLNLLAQKKYRKL
- a CDS encoding DUF5412 domain-containing protein — its product is MKRNKVISIVLIVLLSIMGVISYGIYWAFFDMNRLPSGEYLTEATSPDGKYTVRAYVSSTSLSADAVRGELVFHEKKGKTKNIYWNYRESHATIEWLDHQTVVINGHKLHVPGDKYDFRRE
- a CDS encoding TetR/AcrR family transcriptional regulator, coding for MKEKILKTAKELFIKNGYNATTTGDIVKYSGSSKGNLYYHFKTKENLFLEILNMEDVEWYATWREEEKKCKSNREKFYLYNELSVKTEFYYPLQTAIMEFYTGEHESKQIEEKINELEQRYLNTYYEIFSAGNKENEWAIEDVASVSQIAATTINGIITFTNKIDIKKRMELMERFSQIFLKGVE